TGGAATTCATTAGCGAGAATTTTGAACTTTACTGGCGCTATCGCTTTTTCCACCGTGAGATGTACGCCCTTCGCCGCAAAGACCAGCAGCTTGCTAAAATGTGGCGCGCCCATATTCAGAAAATGATGAAGTTGATGGTCATCTTGTACCGTCAATGGGTGAAGGACGGCAAAATGGCTAAGATCGACGAAGTTTCAGAGATGCAGTATATCGCTGAGTCGCTTTTAGCAATGGCAACGACCTTCTTGCAGTTCTTTGAATCCGCTGAAAAGCAGCCCGGTAAACGCAGTATTGAACGTGGAAAGCACCACGTAGCGCGTTTGCTTTTGCCTTATACAGCTGGCGAAACAAAGAACGAGTTTGAAAAATTTATTAAGTCCAAGCCAAAAACGTCACCTGAGAATCAATAAAACCGGTTTATAGCAGGCAAACTCTTTGCTTTAGTGCCAGTCAACGTGAGTGAAAGGCTGGTGCTAATGAAGTCTGTTGTCGCATTTATCTCGATCATCTTGTTTGCTTCCCAGTCTTTTGCTGCTTCTGAGTGCGCGCAATTAAAAGCCGAACTAAAGCAAATGCAAACTGCACAACAGCAGATCATGGCAAGTCTTGTGAACAATCACGAATCATTTGCTT
This is a stretch of genomic DNA from Bdellovibrio reynosensis. It encodes these proteins:
- a CDS encoding TetR/AcrR family transcriptional regulator: MKTKERILLTSVDLFNRSGVVAITTNHIAKAMDISPGNLYFHYDNKEEILVELFKRMAKETYDVWRPRRTRKVTPLEFISENFELYWRYRFFHREMYALRRKDQQLAKMWRAHIQKMMKLMVILYRQWVKDGKMAKIDEVSEMQYIAESLLAMATTFLQFFESAEKQPGKRSIERGKHHVARLLLPYTAGETKNEFEKFIKSKPKTSPENQ